Proteins from a single region of Gossypium arboreum isolate Shixiya-1 chromosome 1, ASM2569848v2, whole genome shotgun sequence:
- the LOC128280744 gene encoding protein BRASSINAZOLE-RESISTANT 1-like, translated as MSKVWSTRFPLSITQWKRHQFHLQNLSSLLSFLQSNIPSTLPPLKISNIALGTPPLSPPTFRNPNPILNWETIAKEFIAIFNYPFYVVFAPVSPTYCHFHAPPTKPKCDELDTSTVKLGPWISFQKFAPSTSQVSTSTMFNLVKPLAPQSFPNDLIGEKA; from the coding sequence ATGTCCAAGGTATGGTCGACGCGCTTTCCACTTTCCATCACTCAATGGAAACGCCATCAATTTCATCTCCAGAATCTGTCTAGTCTCCTTTCATTCCTTCAAAGCAACATTCCTTCGACACTGCCTCCTCTCAAAATCTCAAATATTGCCCTCGGGACACCACCACTTTCACCTCCAACCTTCAGAAACCCTAACCCAATTCTTAACTGGGAGACCATTGCCAAAGAGTTTATAGCCATTTTTAACTACCCTTTTTATGTTGTATTTGCACCAGTTAGCCCAACCTATTGTCATTTTCATGCCCCTCCTACTAAACCCAAATGCGATGAATTGGATACATCCACAGTTAAACTTGGTCCATGGATAAGCTTTCAAAAGTTTGCACCTTCTACATCTCAAGTATCGACTTCAACAATGTTTAATCTTGTCAAACCTTTGGCTCCACAAAGTTTTCCCAATGATTTGATTGGAGAGAAAGCATGA